The following proteins are co-located in the Solenopsis invicta isolate M01_SB chromosome 7, UNIL_Sinv_3.0, whole genome shotgun sequence genome:
- the LOC105197117 gene encoding putative gustatory receptor 28b, whose product MEQDSHYKQVFDSVENLIYMDANKIRNFLKSLNKDNVAEEISKQKVIKTKSEPRQNSFRMLRMSIICFKLIGLATFTQHVVTRKKITSYTFQYSEFGIVYNVVLSSLVIASNYLSIPNSMSMEYENRTNLTVSIEILQSVLGTLMVCAVLLSYCMNQKSLVRIANRLMDIEHEIDRLYHLYRPLRRQRIFCAQVIVCVFNVCLLILLATSDFLAFQSGPTDWLTDILPTFHVGWLLIQYLLLVTVIQADFAYVNQAIQSLTRVSTHESRSQSLYQTRRVVVSNSTVHQLLQLRDMHCHLCEISEDVSDFYALPVLCGLAFLFLTLIYNGYYLLSPLLISDDILQYRVLSNTVIWLIFLTYHVSLLANRITKTLNEVEKTGNVVHNILCCAIGEETKSELKQFSLQLLHRKVQFTVFGYFSLDNRFFHSLIGTVVTYLVILVQFQMGSSCSSKSQPCNCTGRTFKTE is encoded by the exons atggAACAAGATAGTCATTATAAGCAAGTCTTCGATTCAGTTGAAAACTTAATCTACATGGATGCCAATAAGATCCGCAATTTCCTCAAAAGCTTAAATAAAGACAACGTTGCAGAAGAAATAAGTAAGCAGAAAGTGATCAAAACAAAATCAGAGCCACGTCAAAATTCATTTCGGATGCTTAGGATGTCAATAATATGTTTCAAGCTCATTGGTCTCGCTACGTTCACCCAGCATGTCGTCACGCGGAAAAAGATAACGTCATACACATTTCAATACTCCGAATTTGGGATTGTTTACAATGTCGTGCTGAGTAGCCTGGTGATCGCCTCGAACTATTTGTCAATACCGAACAGTATGAGCATGGAATACGAAAACAGGACGAATTTGACCGTAAGCATCGAGATTCTGCAAAGTGTACTCGGTACCCTGATGGTGTGCGCTGTTTTGCTTAGCTATTGCATGAACCAGAAGTCCCTGGTGCGGATCGCTAATCGATTAATGGACATCGAGCACGAAATAGATCGTTTATATCATCTGTACCGTCCGCTACGACGACAGCGTATTTTCTGTGCTCAGGTCATCGTCTGCGTCTTCAATGTTTGCCTGTTAATCCTACTCGCGACCTCCGACTTCCTGGCCTTCCAATCGGGCCCGACGGACTGGCTGACGGACATTCTGCCGACATTTCACGTAGGTTGGCTACTGATACAGTACTTGCTGTTGGTCACGGTTATTCAAGCGGATTTCGCTTATGTGAACCAAGCGATACAGAGCCTTACTAGGGTCAGCACACACGAGTCTCGATCTCAGTCTCTGTACCAAACGCGCCGAGTCGTAGTCAGCAATTCCACTGTTCATCAGCTGCTACAACTGCGAGATATGCACTGTCATCTCTGCGAAATTTCCGAAGATGTGTCTGACTTTTATGCACTACCAGTACTGTGCGGCCTCGCTTTTCTTTTTCTGACACTTATATATAACGGCTACTATCTTCTTTCACCTCTATTGATATCCGACGATATTTTACAGTACAGGGTTCTCAGTAATACCGTCATCTGGTTAATATTTCTGACTTATCACGTTTCTCTTCTCGCCAACAGAATTACCAAGACTTTGAACGAG gtGGAAAAAACAGGGAATGTGGTGCACAATATTTTATGTTGCGCGATCGGCGAAGAGACAAAGTCAGAG CTCAAACAATTTTCGCTTCAACTGTTACATCGCAAAGTACAGTTTACAGTCTTCGGATACTTCTCGCTTGATAACAGATTTTTTCATTCG CTGATCGGTACGGTGGTTACGTATTTGGTGATACTTGTGCAATTTCAAATGGGAAGCTCGTGTTCGTCGAAATCGCAACCATGTAACTGTACAGGAAGAACttttaaaacagaataa